ataaatgtatcCAAACAAAGCATAATGGAGGatttaagttgatacaattatgaaattttagagtttaaattgatatatttataaaaattcagaatttaaattgatatcatttttagtttgaggtttaagttgatacaatcCCCAAAtttcaggatttaaattgatacaattattaatctagagtttaaattgatacaaaactAAAGTTCACAGGTATAAATTAAGGGTacatgagttgggttgggttaggagATTTTCTGGATCAACTCAAAATTTCAAGGTTTGTCGAGTTGGCTACCTGAATAAACCCAAATAGGGTCACAACCTAACCCTTAAAATTCGGTTGGGTTGAGTTGTTAggttatttacttttttcttttctttttttttattaatttaaaatacttaaatttggccatataacatattaataactaaaatttcataaaaatcaaatgttaaatatcaaatctaagatatctattacaaacttaaaaaaaacattatatatatatatatatatatattagaaatttgatttggatttggtcaatctaaatttaaaaatttgtaacCTGAACTCAACCCAGTCCAaaaaatctaacccaacccTTACAATTTCGATTGGATTGTCCGAATTGTTCGAAATGTCGGATCATTTGAATACcctaaaattgatatttttcaaaaaaaaaattaattgaaatttgttATGAAAAAAGGAAATTGTCGTTATCCAGTCTGGGATGAACCGTGGCGGAAAATGATTGGTAGTCATTGTGTGTCCCACATAGAGGACTTACGACTCCACGTGTCATCGTTCCAATTAATTCATTTGACAGGTTGaaatatgaaagaaataaaaaggaaaagaaaaaactttacacaaggagagagagagagagaaagagcgAGAGATCGAGGCAAAATGAGAAACTCGCAGAGATTTTGAAAGAGGTTTTAGTTTTGATTCTGTTTTCTCCATTTTCACAAAACCTTCTTTTCTGCCTTATAAATTGGTGGAACGAACTGGCagtttcatcatcatcatttcaaCTCTGTTATCCCAGCATTCACGTGTTCTTcccttctcttttcttctcttttcttctcttcctctgTTTTCCTTCCCCATTTCCATTCCTCCAGAAACAACTCAAACCCATCAATCTTTCTTCCTCCATTAAAGGGGTTCTTCCAAACCCAAATTTGATAGAAGGGCAACTCTGTTTTTCATTGATTACAATCAAAATGGAAGGGAAAAAGCATGTGGGTCTCggatcctcttcttcttctctcactACTGACCTCTTTGGCTCCAAAGAGACTTCCTATTCTTCCACCACTGGGATTTTTGGCTCTATTTTTGCAccttcttcaaaggtttgtttcATTCTACCCATTCCTTCTCGATTGCTATCCCATGATCATTGATTTTCTGGTTTTTGTTTGTGTTATTgttccttttttatttatttatttatttttatttatttttgtttctctttcagTTCTCTCCATGGATTGTGAttcttcttgttcttgttcttgttcttgtttcTAATACTCTTTTTTTGCCCCCTTTTTAAATGGGTTTTGATTATGTTAATGAATTGAAGCAAATTTGTGATGATTCCTCAATTGATAGCGTTTATTGACTCACGCTTGGATGCATTGCTTCCCCATTCCCTTAAAGATGGAGCAATTGAACTCTTCAATTTATATCTAAAATTGTTAATTaagaatttctaaaatttatatcTGTTTTACTTGTTCAGGTTTTAGGGAGAGACTCTCTGCTTTCTCAGACCAAAGAGGGAGAGAGGGATTCTGTAAATGAGCCATGGATCCCCAACGCTGAAGCTCAAGGTTTGTTTATTGTATTGATTATCTATTCAAGAAGAAGCTTGAGCGTTAGGCTTCTTCTCTTACTTCCACTTTGAGGCTCCATCTTCAAGATTGGTTGTTCTACTTCTTGTTTTCTTATGGTGTTGAATTGATATATTGAATTTAAACTGGTTTCCTGTTTCTcatatgactttttttttaaaaaaaaaaaaagaaaaacagctGATAGCATCAGAGGATTATGATTTTGAAGCTTTTTCTATTGTGTATAATGTTTCAAGTATTTCTTATGCCATGTTCAAGGATACAGAAagatttttaaatgttttcacCTTAAGAATTCTGGAAGGTGTTTTTACCTAGCCatacttttaaaatatggagaaaatatataaatgggTTCTTAGAGAAATCTTCTTAGAGGAATTTTAGGATATAATTCACAACCAAGACTTGACACTTGCAAAATCCAATGACTTGGAGCCAGTTTCTTTTTGCTTACACATGAACTTGGTTCTGAAAATTGCTTGATAttgttctcttcaaaagatatCCATCTCAATAAGCAAATCGTTgagatctaaattttattatagaaATCTTCCTTATtgatatcttttttttaatctctgcAGATGATACTGCTAATCATACACAAAAGGAGAGTCCGGAGATGAAGAATAAAGATATGAGTTCCATTTATCAGGATCAGAGAGCACAACCATGCCATCTTAGCTCATCAATCTATTATGGTGGCCAAGATGTTTATACTCATCCTCAGAATTCGTACAATTCCGAGGTGAACTCTGCGGTTAGTGTATTCAATACATCACTTTATAGTTTAGTATCTTTTCATATAGCTTAATTCCTTGTTTACTTTCAGATTCAACGGATTTCGTAAcatttctctttttgtttttattcatTACTTCATTTTCTTATGTAAGTTGACTATTTTAAAGCACTAAACATGTTAGTACTCTTCTGTTTGAAAAGTACTTGGAATGCTTTCCCCTTGTTCAAACAGAATGGTAACATATATCTGAATAGACACTAAAATTGAGTATTCTCTTGCTCCTAATGACCTGCTTTGACTTACTCTGGTGACATGTTTCAGTACAAGAAGGAAGGGGGAGAAGATGATTCTGGGAGTGCTTCAAGAGGAAATTGGTGGCAAGGTATGAAATAGAGTTGCTGCTTATgagaaaaatattgaaaattatcTTTCTTTCAATTACTCATTTCATTTCCGATCCTTGTTTGCAGGATCTCTCTATTATTAGTGCTAGATCACTTGCCAAGGTTTATATACTTATTAAggtatttttagttttaaaatgttatgaACTAGGTTCTTACTATTTTAGAAACATGGCTGTCATTATTTGTTAGAAGCATTTGGCTGCCTAATCAAAATTGTTGATTCTGATCACCACCGAACTCCACAGGCTCTCCTTAGAATTTCAAagtttcttttcaaattatcattcaaatttgttttgatTAATACCATTATTCTCGACTTCATCTAAGATGCTGAGGTTGAATTGTAGATTTTTCTGTGACGGTTTAACGTGCAGGTACATAGGATCATAGAGCTGCAGCACTACTTCTACTTCACCTCTTATTGTATGAAGCTAGACGATAGCGAGATCGTTGTGAGAAAAAGCTGGTTGATCCATTTTTCCAGCCAAAACAACAGAATCTCTTTCAAGTTAATTATTAGTAGTTTTATAGGCATCTTTCTCAATTTTACTGTAAAGAATGCTACTGCTGCTGCTTCTGGTGTTTGTTGTTTAAACCTTGGCGTTTTTAGCATAAAGGAAATCTGGGTTGCTGTTTGCTTATTAGTATCATATTGGAACTTGAATCAAAAtcttgaatatatatatttcgcTCTCAGAATGATCGGGGATTGTTTGGTTAGGTAGTTCATGAAGCTCTCTCTGGTTTTCTCCTTGTTTTCCTTAGAAAGCCAAACAAGGCTGAAGCAATATGAGAAGTCAAAGTAGTTGGGAGTGTCATTTTCCCATCCTTATTCAAGAGTTAAGGATATCTTGACAAAGTTGGATGGCCAAACCAGTCATTTTCTTTCAAGGAGTTTTTATGGTCTTGCTTTTCCAAGGTCGTTAAGTTTGGCCGTTAAAAGGgaaaataattgaaaagatGGTGGGATGGGGACAGAGATTCTGCAGCCACAATTCTTGGCAATGTTTtgatctgattttttttttttgtttttgtttttgtttttttgatgTTACTTTTGGTTCTCCACACCACTCATAATTTAGATAGTAAATAATG
The nucleotide sequence above comes from Benincasa hispida cultivar B227 chromosome 3, ASM972705v1, whole genome shotgun sequence. Encoded proteins:
- the LOC120073353 gene encoding uncharacterized protein LOC120073353 isoform X2, with the translated sequence MEGKKHVGLGSSSSSLTTDLFGSKETSYSSTTGIFGSIFAPSSKVLGRDSLLSQTKEGERDSVNEPWIPNAEAQDDTANHTQKESPEMKNKDMSSIYQDQRAQPCHLSSSIYYGGQDVYTHPQNSYNSEYKKEGGEDDSGSASRGNWWQGSLYY
- the LOC120073353 gene encoding uncharacterized protein LOC120073353 isoform X1; the encoded protein is MEGKKHVGLGSSSSSLTTDLFGSKETSYSSTTGIFGSIFAPSSKVLGRDSLLSQTKEGERDSVNEPWIPNAEAQDDTANHTQKESPEMKNKDMSSIYQDQRAQPCHLSSSIYYGGQDVYTHPQNSYNSEVNSAYKKEGGEDDSGSASRGNWWQGSLYY